A stretch of the Capsicum annuum cultivar UCD-10X-F1 chromosome 10, UCD10Xv1.1, whole genome shotgun sequence genome encodes the following:
- the LOC107843990 gene encoding glutamate dehydrogenase translates to MNALAATNRNFKLAARLLGLDSKLEQSLLIPFREIKVECTIPKDDGTLASFVGFRVQHDNARGPMKGGIRYHPEVDPDEVNALAQLMTWKTAVANIPYGGAKGGIGCSPSDLSISELERLTRVFTQKIHDLIGIHTDVPAPDMGTNPQTMAWILDEYSKFHGYSPAVVTGKPIDLGGSLGRDAATGRGALFAAEALLNEHGKGIAGQRFVIQGFGNVGSWAAKLIHKQGGKVVAVSDITGAIKNEKGIDIESLFKHVKETRGVKGFHDAHVIDANSILVEDCDVLIPAALGGVINKDNANEIKAKYIVEAANHPTDPEADEILSKKGVTILPDIYANSGGVTVSYFEWVQNIQGFMWDEKKVNDELKTYMTRGFKDVKEMCKTHNCDLRMGAFTLGVNRVARATVLRGWEA, encoded by the exons ATGAATGCTTTAGCAGCAACTAATAGAAATTTTAAGCTGGCAGCTAGACTTCTTGGTTTAGACTCAAAGTTGGAACAAAGTTTGTTAATCCCCTTCAGAGAAATTAAg GTGGAGTGTACTATACCGAAAGATGATGGCACATTGGCATCTTTTGTTGGATTCAGGGTACAACACGACAATGCTCGAGGGCCTATGAAAGGCGGAATCAGATACCATCCAGAG GTTGATCCAGATGAGGTGAATGCATTAGCACAGCTAATGACATGGAAGACAGCCGTTGCCAATATACCATATGGTGGGGCTAAAGGGGGTATAGGATGCAGTCCTAGTGACCTGAGTATCTCTGAGTTGGAACGACTTACTCGAGTATTTACTCAAAAAATACATGACCTAATTGGAATCCACACCGATGTTCCTGCACCAGATATGGGAACAAATCCTCAG ACAATGGCATGGATTCTAGACGAGTACTCAAAATTTCATGGTTATTCACCTGCCGTGGTAACTGGAAAACCTATT GATCTTGGCGGATCGCTAGGCAGAGATGCAGCTACCGGAAGGGGTGCTCTCTTTGCTGCAGAAGCCTTGCTTAATGAGCACGGTAAAGGTATTGCTGGGCAGCGTTTTGTTATACAG GGATTTGGTAATGTTGGTTCCTGGGCTGCAAAACTCATTCACAAGCAAGGTGGGAAAGTTGTTGCAGTAAGTGACATAACAGGTGCCATAAAGAACGAGAAGGGAATCGACATAGAAAGCCTATTCAAACACGTGAAGGAAACTCGTGGAGTTAAAGGTTTCCATGATGCACATGTAATTGATGCAAATTCAATACTGGTAGAAGACTGTGATGTTCTTATCCCAGCTGCCCTCGGTGGAGTAATCAACAA GGATAATGCAAATGAAATTAAAGCCAAATATATCGTTGAGGCTGCTAACCATCCAACTGATCCAGAAGCCGATGAG ATTTTGTCAAAGAAAGGAGTTACCATTCTACCAGATATATACGCGAACTCGGGTGGTGTCACCGTCAGTTACTTTGAGTGGGTCCAG AACATCCAAGGCTTCATGTGGGATGAGAAGAAGGTGAATGATGAACTGAAGACATACATGACAAGAGGTTTTAAAGATGTAAAGGAAATGTGCAAGACACACAACTGTGATCTCCGTATGGGCGCTTTCACCTTAGGTGTTAACCGTGTAGCTAGAGCAACTGTTCTTCGGGGATGGGAGGCCTGA
- the LOC107843989 gene encoding uncharacterized protein LOC107843989 yields the protein MQTHLLLAPTSIDKGGSSNQNLSFGPLAWPNKRIGIYHPRVQVSASAISGRQQCHYSVLGVPHNASSIDIKKAYRLLALKYHPDVSKDPGADEVFKKIHLAYDVLSDESSRNQYDQALRHQDYTDRPLGGVWEYDFEYDNGIRTYRWSDLRRKMQRERSWERYDTRENFDKDEESEEETLDEERGPFAEVLRSAFLSLFLMYTVGIRLSLTFSSLKALLDRKLDAGYKIGYLLAWILGGRGGVLLTLCLSFASWVCGKTSSSIVALVVIATWIASNVARYAPFPQGAILTLLYMSIKLQVDLS from the exons ATGCAGACCCATCTCTTATTGGCTCCCACTTCCATTGATAAAGGTGGTAGCTCCAACCAGAACTTATCTTTTGGACCATTGGCGTGGCCTAACAAGCGCATAGGTATATATCACCCTCGTGTCCAGGTTTCAGCATCTGCTATTAGTGGCAGGCAGCAGTGCCACTATAGCGTGCTTGGTGTTCCACACAATGCTTCTTCTATTGATATAAAAAAGGCTTATCGTCTTCTTGCTCTCAAG TATCATCCTGACGTTAGCAAGGATCCAGGAGCTGATGAAGTTTTCAAGAAAATCCATCTTGCATATGAT GTATTATCTGACGAATCATCAAGAAATCAGTATGATCAAGCTCTTCGACATCAGGATTATACTGACAGGCCTTTGGGGGGCGTCTGGGAGTACGATTTTGAATATGACAATGGCATAAGGACCTATAGGTGGTCTGATCTCAGACGAAAAATGCAAAGAGAGAGATCCTGGGAAAGGTATGATACAAGGGAAAACTTCGATAAAGATGAGGAGTCCGAAGAAGAAACTCTAGATGAAGAAAGGGGTCCATTCGCGGAAGTGCTCAGATCTGCCTTCCTCTCTTTATTTCTAATGTACACCGTAGGTATTCGTTTGTCTTTGACATTTAGTAGCCTCAAGGCCTTGCTTGATCGAAAGTTAGATGCCGGATACAAGATTGGTTACCTACTTGCATGGATTTTAGGAGGCAGAGGTGGCGTCCTACTTACATTATGCCTTTCGTTTGCAAGTTGGGTTTGTGGCAAAACCAGCAGTAGCATAGTCGCGTTGGTGGTTATAGCCACGTGGATCGCATCCAATGTTGCTAGATATGCTCCATTCCCACAAGGTGCAATTCTTACACTGTTATACATGTCAATCAAGTTACAAGTTGATCTTAGCTAA